The following coding sequences lie in one Candidatus Schekmanbacteria bacterium RIFCSPLOWO2_02_FULL_38_14 genomic window:
- a CDS encoding 50S ribosomal protein L21, which translates to MYAIIETGNKQYKISEGDVIRVEKLEGNIGDTVEIRDVLLIKKDNETMVGSPLVKEAKIVGEIVETAKGKKVIVFKFKRRKNYRRKRGHRQYYTALKINQIVG; encoded by the coding sequence GTGTACGCTATAATTGAAACAGGAAACAAACAGTACAAGATATCAGAAGGCGATGTGATAAGGGTTGAAAAACTGGAAGGAAATATCGGAGATACTGTTGAGATAAGGGATGTTCTTTTAATAAAGAAAGATAATGAGACCATGGTTGGGTCCCCGCTTGTTAAAGAGGCAAAGATTGTTGGAGAGATAGTTGAGACAGCAAAGGGTAAAAAAGTAATTGTTTTTAAATTCAAAAGAAGGAAGAACTACCGGAGGAAAAGAGGACACAGGCAGTATTATACTGCGTTGAAGATTAATCAGATAGTAGGTTGA